In the Natrinema sp. CBA1119 genome, GACCCGCAGACCGTCATTGCCGCGCTGGATGACGACGACTGTCGAGCTATCCTCGAGGCGACGGACGAGGACTCTCTCACGGCGACGGAACTCTCCGAGCAGTGTGACATTCCGATGTCGACGACCTACCGCAAGGTCGAAATGCTGACCGAGGCCGATCTGGTCGACGAACGGGTCCGGATCAACACCTCCGGCAAGCACGCGACCGAGTACTGCAAGAGTTTCGACAACGTGCTCGTCTCCGTCGCCGGCGGGGGGATCGAGATCGAGATGACGAAACCAGCGGCCGACGCCGAACCGGGGTCCGGCTACGCGTCGTCGCCCGTGACTGCCGACGACTGAGTCGAGCGCGTTCGCCGGTGGACCCCGGCGAGTGCCGGTAATTTAAGTGTCTACTGCAGTAATGGTTTTTATCCAACATGTCGAACGTGGCCGCGCTGTTCATCGGGATCGTACTGCTCGGATTCGCCGGACTGTTCGGTCGACGCGGCCGACGACAGCACCGGCGTCGCGCGCTCGTCACGGAGACGCCGACGACAGAGATCCGGACGCTCGACGACGAGGGGCTCGTCGAGCTGAAGGGCGTCGTCGACGCCGAGGAGACGTTCCGATCGCCGATCCGGG is a window encoding:
- a CDS encoding helix-turn-helix domain-containing protein, yielding MSTTNSTIRNRGGQNDDAVDPQTVIAALDDDDCRAILEATDEDSLTATELSEQCDIPMSTTYRKVEMLTEADLVDERVRINTSGKHATEYCKSFDNVLVSVAGGGIEIEMTKPAADAEPGSGYASSPVTADD